The genomic region GCTGTTCAACGGCGCAGGGTTGCTGGCGCTGGAGCGCAGCAGTGGCCAGGAAAGTGCCTGGGTGCAAGGTCGACTGGAAGTGCGCGACCGGCCTCTGCGCGAGGTCATCGACAGCCTGCGCCGCTACCGTCGCGGCATCTTGCATCTGAGCCCGGAAGTCGCCGACCTGCGCCTCAGCGGCCTCTATCCGCTCGACGACAGCGATCGTACGTTGCAGTTGCTGGAGCGCTCGCTGCCGATCCGCGTCACCTGGCACAACCCGTACTGGGTCAGCATCGACGCGCGGTTATAAACCCATAACTTCTTGGCCTAATCGCCGCCCTATAAAAAGAGCCGGCCCGCTGCTCATTCCCTGCAGATGCCTCCAACAGGGAAACCCTTCGATGTTCTCAATCAAACAACAATTACCTCGATTGACCCTCGCCGCTGCCTTGGCGCTGGGCGTCAGTCCATTGGCGGCGGTGGCCCAGGAATCGGCAGCGGCGGTGTTCACTTTCGACATCGCCAGCGGACCGCTCGATGAAGTGCTGCTGGGCATCTCGCGGCAGAGCGGTGTGCCGATTTCCTTCAGCCAAGAACTGGTGCAGGGCAAGCGCAGCGCGGCGGTGCGCGGCGCGTTGGGTGGCCGGCAGGCAGTCGAAAAAGCCTTGCTCGGCAGCGACCTGCAAGTCGAGCAAAGCGCTCAGGGCCTGACCGTTCGCGCAGCCGATGCGCCGGCGAAAGTCACTGCCGTGGCACCGGTCACCAGCGCCGATTACCGCATGGAAAAAGTCACCGTGACCGGTTCGCGCATCGCCCGCGCGCAGAGCGATGGCGCCACGCCGGTCAACGTCATCACCCACGAGGAAATGGAAGCGCGCGGCTACAAAAACGTCTACGACGCCCTTGCGACGCAGACGCAAAACACCGGCATGACCCAAGGCGAAGATTACGGCAACACCTGGCAACCGGCGGCCAGCGCGCTCAACCTGCGCGGCCTCGGCCCGAACCATACGCTGGTGCTGATCAATGGCCGTCGCGTGGCCGACTACCCGACGCCGTACGACGGCAAGGTCAACTTCACCAACCTGGCGAACATTCCGTCGGCGGTCATCGAACGCATCGAAATTCTCAGCAGCGGCGCCTCGGCGATTTACGGCTCGGACGCGATCGCCGGGGTGGTCAACATCATCCTCAAGGACAAGATCAACGGCGTCGACGTCAACCTCAAGGGCGGCACCAGTGAGCGCGGCGGCGGTGACAACCAGCGTTTGCAGATCAGCGGCGGCGGCAGTTGGGGGGATTTTGACGGTTTGTTCGGTCTGGAGCTGACCAACCGTGATCCGATCTGGGCCGATGACCGTGGCTTTATGCAAAACGGCCCGTTGGCGGACGTCGGTTACCGCCGCGACCTGAGCAACAGTCGTTATCTGGGACCGGGTTGCGGTGCTTATCAGGGCACCTTCGACAATAAACTGGTCAACAGCGGCGGGCGCTGCCGCACCGACCAGATGTACAACGATTACTGGACCGTGCAGACCCAGAAGGAAAACTACGACGGCTACACCCGTGGCACCTGGCATTTCAGCGACAGCGGTCAGGTCTTCGCCGATTTGATGTACGGCCTCGACCATATCCAGAACAACACGCGCGGGCCGACCTTCACCTCGCCGGATTTCATCAATCAGAACAGCGGCAATCTGGAGCGCTGGTATCGACGCTTCGGTGAAGAGGAAATCGGTGGTCGCACCAGCAACAACAGCAAGTGGCGCGACACCTCGTGGACCGGCACCCTCGGCCTCTCGGACAAGATCGCCGACACTGGCTGGAGTTACGATCTGGCGGCCAACCGCTCGGAATATCGCAGCGTCAGGACCACGCGCTACACGCCACTGTCTTCGATTCAGGGCTTTTACCTCGGCCCGCAACTCGGTGTCAGCGGCGGTTATCCGGTGTTCGCCCCGGATGCTTCACGGCTCGACCGGCCGCTGACGCCGCAGGAGTGGCAGCAGTTTCGCGGCAACCTCACCCAGAGCAGCAAATCGGTGTCGACCAGTTACAACGCTTCGGTCAACGGTGATCTGTTCGACTTGCCGGCCGGCCCGGTGGGCTTCGCCGGAGTACTGGAAGCGGGCAAACAGGAATACCGCGTCGACCCGGATGACGGCCTCAACGACGGCACGTTTTACGGCGTGAGCCCACAACAAAGTTCCGGTGGTTCGCGCAAGCGCTATGCGGCGGGTGGCGAGTTCAGCATTCCGGTCACCGATACGTTGTTGGCGACTGCCGCCGGACGCTGGGACCAATACAAATTCAGCGGCCGCACCGAGCAGCAGAAAACCTACAACCTGGGACTGGAATGGCGCCCGGTCACCAGCCTGTTGCTGCGCGGCAGTTACGGCACCAGTTTCCGTGCGCCGGACCTGAACTACATCTATCAGTCCGACAGCAACGGCTACTACCCGGCGCAGATCGATTACTACGGTTGCAGCCAGGGTGTGGAAGGCGCGTGTGATCGTGGGCGGGTCGATTACACCCAGAGCGGTACGGCGAATCTGGAGTCTGAACGCGGCAAATCGTGGACCTACGGCTTTGTCTGGTCGCCGTCGCGCAACTTCGATTTCTCCACGGATTTCTGGCGTGTCGAGATCGACGATCTGCTGACCACCGTAGATGAAAACCGCTTGTTGCAACAAGAGAACGAGTGCCGCAACGGTACGCAGGACATCAATTCGGCCAATTGCCAGTCGACCCTGGCGCGCATCGATCGCAACGCCGGCAATGCCGCAGTCGATCCGAACCAGTTGAACCGCGTGCGAGTCAACGCGATCAACGCCGCCAGCGAGCGGGTCAGTGGTCTGGATTTCAAGAGCAACATCCGCTGGGGCGCCGGGCAGTACGGCGCGTTCAGTTCGGCGCTGGGTTACACCCTGGTGCTTTCGCATTACTACAAGGAATCTGAGGAAGCGCCGACGCAAGACTGGCGTACTTCACGCACCAATTACGACTGGCGCAGCAAGGTCAACGCCAGCCTGACCTGGGATTATCAGAAAGCCACGGCGACGCTGATGGGCATTCGCTACGGCTCGGTCACCAATGGCGCGGGAGACGGGCGTCTGTCGCCGTGGACGGTGTTCAACGCCAGTGCGCGTTACAAACTCAATGACCGGGCAAGTGTCGGTCTGACCGTGAACAACGTGCTCAATCAGGTCAAACACGATGATTCAGCGGGGTGGCCGTATTACCCGACCGGCAACTATGACCCGTACGGGCGGCAATGGTGGTTGGACGTGAGTTATCACTTCGGCGGCTGAGGGCAGGAATCTCGCGTTGACGTCCTACGGAAAATGGCGGGTTTTGCGGTAAGCAGGGGATATTTCCGACGACTTTTTCAGGTTGGTCGTCGGAAGCGCGATCTATAGCATCGGACCTGACATTGAAGTCGCTGAGCGGCTTGAACGCTCAGGCTCCCAGATCAAGGATCAATTATGCGTACACCACACATTCAGCATGAAACCTCTGTTTATTCCCTGCGCAACTTCTGGATCGACGATCGCGCCAGATGCCCCATGGAGGATGTCGCGATGCCCACAGCAAAAGTGCCCCGGCTGACGGGGCTGAAGAAGGTCGCGGGCAAGCCTGTCGATTTGCTCGTGCATGGCCAGGACCTCGGTGACGACGCCATGCTGATTGTCCGCCTTACCGAGGAGGGCTTTGAGCTGAGCGACGTCGTCAACATGCTTTCGACTTCCGAAATGTACCTGTGCGAAGACATGGTCAAACGCATCACCGGCCGGTCTGTCAGAACCGTGCAGCGGCTGTTGAAGGAAGGCAAATCGATACGGCTTGACTCGCAGCAGAGTGTTGTCGCCTACCAATATGCGCTGGTGCTGGAGATGGCCACTCGTGCGTTCGGGGGGCTGCCACAGGCGGAGGTATGGATGCAGAAATCCACCCCTTACCTTAACGGCTACGTGCCGTTGGAACTGACCCACCATCCGCTCGGTTTCCAGATGGTCGAGCAATACTTGTGTCGGCTCCTGTACGGGGGTTACCCATGAATCCCTTGCCTTGGGAAGGGCACTGGTATGGCTGGCGCCTTGATCAGGAGGCCTACGGAGAGACATGGGACAGCGGGATGGGTTCAAAACTGAAGGGCGGTCGATGGAATGCGCCTGGCCGGCGAGTCGTCTATGCATCTGTTGACCCGTCCTCGGCCATTCTGGAGGTGGCGGCCAATAACAGTTTTGATGCACTGGACAGAGAGCCTTATG from Pseudomonas tensinigenes harbors:
- a CDS encoding TonB-dependent receptor, which encodes MFSIKQQLPRLTLAAALALGVSPLAAVAQESAAAVFTFDIASGPLDEVLLGISRQSGVPISFSQELVQGKRSAAVRGALGGRQAVEKALLGSDLQVEQSAQGLTVRAADAPAKVTAVAPVTSADYRMEKVTVTGSRIARAQSDGATPVNVITHEEMEARGYKNVYDALATQTQNTGMTQGEDYGNTWQPAASALNLRGLGPNHTLVLINGRRVADYPTPYDGKVNFTNLANIPSAVIERIEILSSGASAIYGSDAIAGVVNIILKDKINGVDVNLKGGTSERGGGDNQRLQISGGGSWGDFDGLFGLELTNRDPIWADDRGFMQNGPLADVGYRRDLSNSRYLGPGCGAYQGTFDNKLVNSGGRCRTDQMYNDYWTVQTQKENYDGYTRGTWHFSDSGQVFADLMYGLDHIQNNTRGPTFTSPDFINQNSGNLERWYRRFGEEEIGGRTSNNSKWRDTSWTGTLGLSDKIADTGWSYDLAANRSEYRSVRTTRYTPLSSIQGFYLGPQLGVSGGYPVFAPDASRLDRPLTPQEWQQFRGNLTQSSKSVSTSYNASVNGDLFDLPAGPVGFAGVLEAGKQEYRVDPDDGLNDGTFYGVSPQQSSGGSRKRYAAGGEFSIPVTDTLLATAAGRWDQYKFSGRTEQQKTYNLGLEWRPVTSLLLRGSYGTSFRAPDLNYIYQSDSNGYYPAQIDYYGCSQGVEGACDRGRVDYTQSGTANLESERGKSWTYGFVWSPSRNFDFSTDFWRVEIDDLLTTVDENRLLQQENECRNGTQDINSANCQSTLARIDRNAGNAAVDPNQLNRVRVNAINAASERVSGLDFKSNIRWGAGQYGAFSSALGYTLVLSHYYKESEEAPTQDWRTSRTNYDWRSKVNASLTWDYQKATATLMGIRYGSVTNGAGDGRLSPWTVFNASARYKLNDRASVGLTVNNVLNQVKHDDSAGWPYYPTGNYDPYGRQWWLDVSYHFGG
- a CDS encoding antitoxin Xre/MbcA/ParS toxin-binding domain-containing protein → MPTAKVPRLTGLKKVAGKPVDLLVHGQDLGDDAMLIVRLTEEGFELSDVVNMLSTSEMYLCEDMVKRITGRSVRTVQRLLKEGKSIRLDSQQSVVAYQYALVLEMATRAFGGLPQAEVWMQKSTPYLNGYVPLELTHHPLGFQMVEQYLCRLLYGGYP